One segment of Platichthys flesus chromosome 15, fPlaFle2.1, whole genome shotgun sequence DNA contains the following:
- the ptrh2 gene encoding peptidyl-tRNA hydrolase 2, mitochondrial isoform X2 codes for MDLWCGPLGLGVVAGLGCGLLLGWHLRGRFVPVSKSLMEAMGNGEANVMGEGGEFKMVLVVRNDLKMGKGKVAAQCSHAAVSAYKQVQRRNPELLQQWEYCGQPKVVLKAPDENTLIDLLGRAKELGLPVSLIQDAGRTQIAPGSRTVLGIGPGPADLIDTVSGELKLY; via the coding sequence ATGGATTTGTGGTGTGGTCCGTTGGGTTTGGGCGTGGTAGCGGGACTGGGATGCGGGCTCCTTCTCGGTTGGCACCTTCGAGGACGCTTCGTCCCAGTGTCCAAGAGCCTGATGGAGGCGATGGGGAACGGCGAGGCGAATGTGATGGGAGAAGGAGGCGAGTTCAAGATGGTCCTGGTGGTCCGGAACGACCTGAAGATGGGCAAGGGGAAGGTTGCCGCCCAATGCTCCCACGCTGCCGTGTCGGCGTACAAGCAGGTCCAGCGCAGGAACCCCGAGCTTCTCCAACAGTGGGAGTACTGCGGCCAGCCCAAGGTGGTGCTGAAGGCCCCCGATGAGAACACCCTGATCGATCTGCTGGGTCGCGCCAAAGAATTGGGGCTCCCTGTCAGCCTGATCCAGGACGCAGGACGGACACAAATTGCACCAGGGTCCCGCACTGTGCTGGGTATCGGCCCAGGCCCGGCAGATCTGATTGATACTGTCAGTGGAGAGTTGAAGCTCTACTAG
- the ptrh2 gene encoding peptidyl-tRNA hydrolase 2, mitochondrial isoform X1 has translation MSPAGVNMDLWCGPLGLGVVAGLGCGLLLGWHLRGRFVPVSKSLMEAMGNGEANVMGEGGEFKMVLVVRNDLKMGKGKVAAQCSHAAVSAYKQVQRRNPELLQQWEYCGQPKVVLKAPDENTLIDLLGRAKELGLPVSLIQDAGRTQIAPGSRTVLGIGPGPADLIDTVSGELKLY, from the exons ATGTCTCCAGCAG GTGTAAACATGGATTTGTGGTGTGGTCCGTTGGGTTTGGGCGTGGTAGCGGGACTGGGATGCGGGCTCCTTCTCGGTTGGCACCTTCGAGGACGCTTCGTCCCAGTGTCCAAGAGCCTGATGGAGGCGATGGGGAACGGCGAGGCGAATGTGATGGGAGAAGGAGGCGAGTTCAAGATGGTCCTGGTGGTCCGGAACGACCTGAAGATGGGCAAGGGGAAGGTTGCCGCCCAATGCTCCCACGCTGCCGTGTCGGCGTACAAGCAGGTCCAGCGCAGGAACCCCGAGCTTCTCCAACAGTGGGAGTACTGCGGCCAGCCCAAGGTGGTGCTGAAGGCCCCCGATGAGAACACCCTGATCGATCTGCTGGGTCGCGCCAAAGAATTGGGGCTCCCTGTCAGCCTGATCCAGGACGCAGGACGGACACAAATTGCACCAGGGTCCCGCACTGTGCTGGGTATCGGCCCAGGCCCGGCAGATCTGATTGATACTGTCAGTGGAGAGTTGAAGCTCTACTAG